Genomic window (Candidatus Binataceae bacterium):
GGACGGTGTGCGCCGATCGCGAAGCGCGTGATTTGCACTAGCTATTCGGGCGACGGTATCACGAGGAGAGATGATCAAGATGGCGAAGATCGATTTTGCGCTGTGGGACGCCGTGGGCGGTTATTCGGACACCCAGCAAGAGATGGCCGATGTGTATGACGAGCACATCCGCTTTGCTCAGCAGTTGGAGCGCGACGGCTGGCATTCCTACTTCGTCATCGAGCATCAGAACTCTCCGCTGGGCCGGATTACGGCGCCTAGTGTCTACCTGACCGCGATCGCGCGCGCTACGTCCAAGCTACGCTTTGGTGCGATGATGTGGCAGTTGCCCTTCTATCATCCCATTCGCTTGGCGCAGGAAGTTGCGATGCTCGATCAACTCTCGCGCGGGCGCGTCGAGTTTGGTACGGGAATCGGCGTGCATGAGCACGAATTCATCCGCTGGGGGGTGGATTATTATCAGCGCGCCGCGATCGCCGGCGAAGTGCTGCAGATCGTCAAGATGGCCTGGACCCAGGACGAGGTCACCTTCAACGGCAAGTATTTCCATTTCGACGAGGCCTTGCCTCAGCCCAAGCCCTATCAGAAGCCTCATCCGCCGATCTGGGCCGCGGTCCACAGCGACGCGGCGATCGAATTTGCGGCCAAGAACAATTACCACGTCTCGCAGAACCTCGACACCGACGAGGTGGTCGCGCGCAAGTTTGATCTCTATCGCAAGATCTGGCGCGAGGCGGGCCATCCCGGGCCGATGCCGCGAATCTTCTTGCAGCGCCAGGTGCACGTGGCCCAGACCGACGAGAAGGCGCACGAACAAGCCCGCAAGTATCTGACCTCGCGCGAGGGCGGCGCGGTGCCGGTGGGCGGCGGCAAGATCGCCAACACGCGGATTGGTTGGGGTACTCATCCTCGCGGGATGGGGCGCGACAGCGAACGGCCCGACGACAAGGCGCGCGGCGAGACCATCCAGAAAGCGGCGACCAGCTACGAGTACAATATCGACAATGGACTGGCGATCGTGGGTAGTCCCGAGACCGTGATCCGCAAGCTGGAAGAGGGCAAGAAGCTAATTGGCTACGATATCTTCTGCACCAATCACGAGATCGGCGGGATGCCGCGCGAGTTGATCGATAATTCCGTCCGGCTTTTCGGCAAGGAGGTCATCCCCGCCTTCAAGAGCTGAAGTTCTTCGGTCCGGGGCGCGCTCTTCGCGCGCCCCGGGTGCTGTTCTGATCGCGTCTGCGGGAGCGCCGCCCCAGGTGACCCTAAGCCCTTGGCCACGTTATCCAGGGCGTCCCCCGCCTTTCTGGTCTTGCCATTAGCCCCCCCGGCCAACGCCGGTTTAGGTAACGTCCGACCAAGGGCCACGCCTGTTCTACTTTGGGTCCATCCCAGTGAGAAGCTTGCGAGGCTTGGAGGAGCGGTCGCGGCCGCTACCACGGGATTGCATTTTGCACCAACGCCGCATGATACTGCCGATGGCTCGCGCAGCGGGGCGGGCACCAGCGCCAGGCTTCCCGCGGCGGGGAGAAGGCTATGCAGCTACAATTCAACGTCATCGACGCCGACTCGCATGCGCAGGTCCACAAAGATGCCTTCACCTCACGCATGTCCGCCGCCCGTTTCGGCGAGCGTATTCCTCATTTGATCGAAACCGACGAGGGCCATCAGCGCTGGATTGTCAACGGCAAACGAGTCAGCGATTCGGGTGTCAGCAACTGCCCGGCGGTGATGGATGATCACTTTCGCACGCGTCAGCCCCAGCGCTGGGAGGAAGTCCCCGCGCCGGTCTACGATCCTTTGGCGCGGCTGCGCGTGATGGACGAGGACGGGGTCGATGTCGAGGTGCTCTTTCCCAATCCGCCCATCCAGGGCGCAGCCTTTCTGCAGGGCGACGCTGAATTCGAGCTGGCCTGCGTGCGGGCCTACAATGATGCAATGTTCGAATGGCGCCGGGCCAGCGATCGTTACGTGCCGCTAGGGTTGATCCCATACTTGAGCGGCGCCGCAGTGGCTGCGGCCGAAGTCGAGCGGATCGCCCAGCTGGGCATGCGCGGTATCGACGTGGTCGCCGAACCGGGAATTGTCGCCCACCCCGGTCAGATTTTCCTCTCTAGTTTTGCCGAAGAGGCCGCCCACATCCCCCATTTCAGCGATCCCGGCTGGGACCCGCTGTGGGCCGCCTGCCAGGCCAACGCGATTTCGATCCATTGGCACGTCAACGGCCAGTTGCCGCTGCCGGTCCCGCGCTGGCCAGCCTACACCTTGGGCCAGAACCGAGTACTGGTGCCGGGTCCGATCTGCACCATGATGGCCCAATTCATTCCCCATCTGCTCTTTTCTGGCGTGCTCGAGCGCTTTCCACGTCTGCAATGGGTACTGACCGAAACCGGCATGGGCTTCATCCAGTACATCGTCGAGGCCTGCGATCGCGAATGGGAGAGGATGCGGCTGTGGAGCGAGGGAATCCTCACCCGCCCCAGCGAATTGTTGCGCCGCCAGCTCTACGGCACGGTCTGGTACGAGCAGAATGGGATCAAATCGCGCGCGGTCCTTGGTTGCGACCGAATCATGTTCCAAGTCGATTACCCGCATAACACCAGCATCTATCCGCGCACCCATCAAGCGATTGAAACCGTCCTGGCGGGGCTGCCGCAGGCCGAACGCGAGGCGATCCTATGGCGCAATGCCGCGCGGCTCTACGGTTTGCAGATATCCGAGTGAGGGCGCGCCGCGGCGAGAGCTGGTGCGAATGGGATGAACTTTATCAGCGTCGACGACCATGTGGTAGAGGCGCCCGATCTGTGGACGCGCCGGCTCTCATTCCAGCGCTGGGGTGCGCGTATCCCCCATCTGGAGAGTGCTTCCGACGGCAGCCAGGAATGGATCGTGGACGGCGTTCGCGTGCCGCTGCTGGGTAACGGATCAGTGGGCGCGCTGATGCGCGATCCGCTGGCCAGTCCGCGCACGTGGGCCGAGGTGCCGCGAGCCGCCTACGATCCAGCTCTGCGGTTGCGGGCGCTGGACGACGACGGGGTTGATTATTCGGTGCTCTATCCGGCAGTGGCGGGTGTGGCTGGCGAGACTTTTGCGCGTGTGATCAAAGACCCCGAACTGGAGCTGGCCTGCGTGCAGGCCTACAACGATTGGCTGATCGAGGAATGGGCCGGCTTAAACTCGCGCTTCATTGCCCAGTGCTTGGTGCCGCTGACCCCGGTGGCGGCAGCGGTCGGCGAGTTGCGGCGCGCGGTCGGGCGCGGCCACAGGGGGCTCATCTTTCCCGCTGTGCCCAGCATGGTGCGCGAGAGCGCGCCCCACATCAACGATCCTTGCTACGATCCGATTTGGCGGGCTTGTGAAGAGTTGGCGGTGCCAGTCTGTTTTCATGCCGGGTGCGCACCGCAACTTCAGCTTCCTCATTACCCCGGCTATTCCTCCCGCCTCAACGTCGCCTTCGAAGCGCTCACCCGACCGGTCAGTTGCGTCCTGCCGCTGACCAACCTGCTGCTGTCGCAAATCCTGGAGCGGTTTCCCGCTCTCAAGGTGGTCTTCGGCGAAAGCGCGCTAGGTTGGCTGGGCTTCGATTTGGAGACCACCGAATGGTTTTTCGCCACCTATGCTCTGGCCGACCAGATAGCCTACAAGCTAGGTCCGATACAAGCTTTTCGCCGCCAATGCTTCGCGGTGGCGTGGTACGACGGCAACCTCGGGGTGCTGGAGCGGGCCTGCGAATTTCCCGGGGTCGAAAATCTGCTGTGGTCCACCAATTTCCCCTTGGCCATCTCGTCCTGGCCCAATAGCCGCGAGCAACGCGCCGCGGTTGCCGCCAAGCTTCCCCCCGATCAGCGCGACCGAATCTTCTGGAGCAACGCCGCAGCGCTCTACCACCTGGGCTGACGCGTGGCGCCGCCCAGTCGATCCGGCCTCGGTGCTCTGTTCGATCGCCGCGGGAAAAGGTAACGTCTGGCGATGGCTGCGTCCTTTAAATCGCGCCAACGCGCCAGGTTGCCTCAATTGGAGGGCGATGCGCGGGCCGGAGTATCCTGGCAACCAGACGATCGGTGGTTGAGCGATCGCGGCCAGCCCGCGGCCAGACTGGTGATCCGATCGCGCGCGCCCTTGCGTCTCGGCTTGGCGGGCGGGGGCACCGATGTCTCGCCCTACTGCGATCTCTACGGCGGCGCGGTGCTTAATGCCACGGTGGATTTATATGCCTACGCCACGGTCGAGGTGCTGGCAGAGCCTCGGGTGGAATTCCTCTCCGCTGACCTGGACGATCGCGTGGCCTATCCTGCACGCGCAGTTCTGAAGGTCGACGGCCGGCTAGACCTGTTCAAACACGTCTACAACTACGTCGTGCGCGAATACCACGGCGGCCGGCCGCTGCCGGTGCGGGTCTCGACCCACGTGGACGTGCCGATGGGCTCGGGTTTGGGCGCATCCTCCAGCCTAGTGGTTGCGATGCTCAAGGGGTATGCCGAATGGCTGGGCGTGCCGCTGGGCGATTACGAATTGGCTCAAACCGCCTATCGCATCGAGCGCTTGCAGGCGCGGCTGCCGGGGGGAAGGCAGGATCAGTACGCCGCCGCCTTCGGCGGTTTCAATTTCATGGAATTCGGGGCCCAAGAGCGCGTACTGGTCAATCCGCTGCGAATCCGGGAGTGGGTCGTGTCGGAACTGGAAGCCTCTTTGGTGCTGTTCTACTGCGGTCGTTCACGAGTCGCCGAGGCAATTATTGCCGAACAGGTGCGCCACGTTCGCCAGGGCGAGGAGGTGGCGTTGGCGGCTGCCCATCAGGTCAAGCAGGAAGCTTTTCGCATGAAAGAATGCCTGCTGCGCGGAGACTTCGCGCGGATGCACGAGGTGCTGCGCGAAAGCTGGGAGGCCAAGCGGCGCATGGCGGCGGGGATCTGCAGCACGCGCCTGGAGACGCTCTATCGGCGCGGACTGCAGGCGGGTGCCTATTGCGGGCGGATTTCGGGTGCCGGCGGGGCTGGCTTCATACTGTTTTTGGTCGATCCCGTGCGCAAGGCGCGTCTATGCGCCGCCTTGCGCCAGGTCTATCGCCAGGGGCTGGTTTTCGGCTGCCATTTTACCAGCGCCGGTACGCAAGCCTGGCGCGTGCAATAGCAGCTAAGGCTCGTATCCGCCCGCGCGCAAGTGGGAAGGGACAGAAAGCGAAGGGCGCCTCTTGGCGCGGGCTGGGCCTCGCAGGGGTGATTGGCGCGCGCGCCGGCCGATCTCCAGGTGCTCATCGGCATCAGGGCAGCTTGCTATCAGGCAAGCGGGTGTCGCCTTTTTTCATCCCGAATTTTTCCAAGCGATACTGCAAGGTGCGGTAGCTCATGCCTAGCAGCTTGGCGGCCTTGGCGATCACGCCATCCGCGCGCTCCATTGCCTGCATGATCAGCTCGCGCTCGAAGTGGTCGAAGTTGATGCCTTCAGCCGGGATTTCGAAATGGTCGGCTCGCGCTCCCGTGGCGGCGCCTGCGCCGGGGCGGCCGATCGCCTTGCGAGCCAGTACTTCGGCGGGCAGATCGCGCGGCGTGATGCGGTCACCATCGCACAGCAGTACTGCGCGCTCGATCGCCGATTCGAGCTGACGGATATTGCCCGGCCAGGAATAATCCAATAGCACTTCCATGGCCTCCCGGGAGACTTCTTTGACCCGCCCGCCGGCCAAACCGCTATACTTGGTCAGAAAGTGGTTGGCCAGGATGGGGATATCCGAAGAGCGTTCGCGCAACGGGGGCAGGGTGATCGTGACTACGTTGACCCGATAGTAGAGGTCTTCGCGAAAGCGCTGTTCGGCCACCTCCTCGGCTAGATTGCGATTGGTCGCTGCCACCATCCGTACGTCAACCCGGAAGGATTCGTTGCCGCCCACCCGACGCACCTCTTTTTCCTGCAGCACGCGCAGCAGCTTGGCCTGCAAGCCCACCCCCAGGTCGGCGATCTCGTCCAGGAACAGAGTGGATTTGTCGGCGGCCTCGATCAGTCCGATCTTGCGCTCGGTGGCACCGGTAAAGGCGCCGCGCTCGTGGCCGAACAATTCATTCTCGATTAGGTTGTCGGGAATGGCCGAGCAGTTGATAGCGATGAAGGGGCGCGCGGCGCGGGGAGAGAGCATATGAATGGAGCGCGCGATAATCTCCTTGCCGGTGCCGCTCTCGCCCTGGATCAAGACGGTGGAGTTGGAGGCGGCTACCTTGCGCACAATCTTGATGACCTCCTGGATCTCGGGGGCCTGACCAACGATGCCGTCGATCGTAAGTTTGCCCTCCAGGCGCCGGCGCAGCAGCAGGTTTTCCTGCTGCAAGTTGGCCAGTTCGGCGGCCTTGGCCACGGTCATTACCAAGGTCTCCCGATCGGTGGGTTTGGTCAGATAGTAGAAGGCCCCGCTCTTCATCGCCTTGACCGCGCTGTCGATGGTGCCGTGCGCGGTGACCATCACGACCTGAGTGGCGGGGTACTGCGGGCGGATGCTGGCGAGCAATTCCTCGCCCGACATCCCCGGCATCATCAGATCGGTCAGCACGACGTCGAAGCCGCCCAACGCTAGCAGCTCCAGGGCGCGCTTGCCGGCGGCGGCCTCCTCTACCGCGAAGTCCTCCTCGCGCAGGATTTCGGCCGTGATCTGGCGCTCCAGATCGTTGTCTTCGACCACCAAAACTGAAGCTTTTTTCATAATTGCTGCAACGTCGCGCGGCTGTCGCCGAGCGGGAACCAAAAGCTTACCCGCGTGCCCGGCGGCGGTGAATTGGGAGCGATGGAGATCCGTCCGCCGTGACTTTCGACAATCGCTTTGGACAAAAATAGGCCGATGCCGATACCTTCGCGTTTGGTGGTGAAGAAGG
Coding sequences:
- a CDS encoding LLM class flavin-dependent oxidoreductase, with protein sequence MAKIDFALWDAVGGYSDTQQEMADVYDEHIRFAQQLERDGWHSYFVIEHQNSPLGRITAPSVYLTAIARATSKLRFGAMMWQLPFYHPIRLAQEVAMLDQLSRGRVEFGTGIGVHEHEFIRWGVDYYQRAAIAGEVLQIVKMAWTQDEVTFNGKYFHFDEALPQPKPYQKPHPPIWAAVHSDAAIEFAAKNNYHVSQNLDTDEVVARKFDLYRKIWREAGHPGPMPRIFLQRQVHVAQTDEKAHEQARKYLTSREGGAVPVGGGKIANTRIGWGTHPRGMGRDSERPDDKARGETIQKAATSYEYNIDNGLAIVGSPETVIRKLEEGKKLIGYDIFCTNHEIGGMPRELIDNSVRLFGKEVIPAFKS
- a CDS encoding amidohydrolase family protein, producing the protein MQLQFNVIDADSHAQVHKDAFTSRMSAARFGERIPHLIETDEGHQRWIVNGKRVSDSGVSNCPAVMDDHFRTRQPQRWEEVPAPVYDPLARLRVMDEDGVDVEVLFPNPPIQGAAFLQGDAEFELACVRAYNDAMFEWRRASDRYVPLGLIPYLSGAAVAAAEVERIAQLGMRGIDVVAEPGIVAHPGQIFLSSFAEEAAHIPHFSDPGWDPLWAACQANAISIHWHVNGQLPLPVPRWPAYTLGQNRVLVPGPICTMMAQFIPHLLFSGVLERFPRLQWVLTETGMGFIQYIVEACDREWERMRLWSEGILTRPSELLRRQLYGTVWYEQNGIKSRAVLGCDRIMFQVDYPHNTSIYPRTHQAIETVLAGLPQAEREAILWRNAARLYGLQISE
- a CDS encoding amidohydrolase family protein, with translation MNFISVDDHVVEAPDLWTRRLSFQRWGARIPHLESASDGSQEWIVDGVRVPLLGNGSVGALMRDPLASPRTWAEVPRAAYDPALRLRALDDDGVDYSVLYPAVAGVAGETFARVIKDPELELACVQAYNDWLIEEWAGLNSRFIAQCLVPLTPVAAAVGELRRAVGRGHRGLIFPAVPSMVRESAPHINDPCYDPIWRACEELAVPVCFHAGCAPQLQLPHYPGYSSRLNVAFEALTRPVSCVLPLTNLLLSQILERFPALKVVFGESALGWLGFDLETTEWFFATYALADQIAYKLGPIQAFRRQCFAVAWYDGNLGVLERACEFPGVENLLWSTNFPLAISSWPNSREQRAAVAAKLPPDQRDRIFWSNAAALYHLG
- a CDS encoding sigma-54 dependent transcriptional regulator encodes the protein MKKASVLVVEDNDLERQITAEILREEDFAVEEAAAGKRALELLALGGFDVVLTDLMMPGMSGEELLASIRPQYPATQVVMVTAHGTIDSAVKAMKSGAFYYLTKPTDRETLVMTVAKAAELANLQQENLLLRRRLEGKLTIDGIVGQAPEIQEVIKIVRKVAASNSTVLIQGESGTGKEIIARSIHMLSPRAARPFIAINCSAIPDNLIENELFGHERGAFTGATERKIGLIEAADKSTLFLDEIADLGVGLQAKLLRVLQEKEVRRVGGNESFRVDVRMVAATNRNLAEEVAEQRFREDLYYRVNVVTITLPPLRERSSDIPILANHFLTKYSGLAGGRVKEVSREAMEVLLDYSWPGNIRQLESAIERAVLLCDGDRITPRDLPAEVLARKAIGRPGAGAATGARADHFEIPAEGINFDHFERELIMQAMERADGVIAKAAKLLGMSYRTLQYRLEKFGMKKGDTRLPDSKLP